The DNA window CACCTGGACTGGCGGACCTGCAGTCCGAAGGACGAAGGTAGCCGACGGATCGAGGTTATTGGTCTGCACAATCGCGAAATAGGCGAGCGGTTTGAAATTCTCCCGTAACTCTCCATACTTGCTACGGCGTACGAGTCCCACCACTTCATAAACCGGCTCGGGCTTGCCGCGGTCGGCAGTCATATGGAAGCTACGTCCGATTGGATTCGCGCCGCCAAAGATGTTGCGGGCAAAGATTTCATCGACGATGGCGACCTTCGGCGAAGTCGATGTGTCGCGGTCGTTGAACTCCCGGCCGGCAAGCAAAGGCGTGCCCATGGTTTGAAAATAACCAGGGCCAACCTCGGTGAAGAAAGCGCTCTTGGTACTACCGCTGGCCGGGGTGGCATCCCCACCCACTACGCCATCCCAACTTGAGCCACTGAGAGGAGTGATCGAAGCCTGAGCAAGAGAGACGACACCTGGAATGACAGACAATCGATCTTGCATTTCGCGCCAGAGGGCCAATCTCCGCTCTTTGGGATAGGAAACACTGCTGAAGTCGAGGTTGACAGTCAGAAGTCCATCGGCCTGAAAGCCACTATCGATATGAAGCAGATTTTGCAGGCTTCTGACAAACAGGAGCGAGCCGAAGAGAAGTACGAACGAAAGAGACACTTGCGTAATGACCAGCATTCGCCGGAGGCTCGATTGCCGATTCCCCGCCGTGACGCTGCGGCCAGCAGCCTGCATCGCAGCAACCGGTGCGCGATGAGTAGCACGCCAAGCCGGCAAGAGGCCAACCAGCAGACAGGTCAAAACTCCGAGCACGGTCGTGAAACCCAGAATGCGCCAGTCGAGTGTAAGATCCACAAAAAGGGAATTGTCCGCAGTGCTGAGAAAGGCAACCAGCGCGCCACTGAGGCTCACCGCCAGCAACATGCCCAAAGCCGAGCCGGCCAAAGCGACCAGGAGGCTTTCCACCAGAAGCTGCCGGACCAGTCTGGAGCGCGAGGCCCCGATCGCCAATCGAATGGCGATCTCCCGTTCGCGCACAGAAGCCCGGGCAAGCAGCAGATTGGCCAGATTCGCGCAAGCAATCAGAAGCACCAAACCGGTGATCGCCATGAGCAGCCAGAGCGGACGCTCATAGTCATCGCGCAATCGCGAGAATCCCGATCCTCCTTCCACCGCAAACATCTTGTTCTGAAGAAAGCGTTTTGCCGTATCCGGTTGATAGGCGGGTGGCAGGCTCGACTGCATGATCCCGGGCGAAAGCGTCCTCAGTTGCGCACTGGCGCTTGCCACGGTCTCGCCTGGCTTCAACCTGCCAAGGATCGATAACCACCAGGAAAAAGGGATGCGGGCACGGCCCTGTTGATCGTTCGCCAGCAAGCGGTCCGCACAAAGAGGCAATGCCAGGTCAAATTGATTGCCAACCTGGACGCCGAAGAAGGCCGCAGGCATCACACCCAGAATCGGAATCGCACGGCCACCCAGCCGGATACTACGCTGCAGAACTCCAGGGTCGCCGGCAAACTCACGCTGCCAGAACGCATAGCTCAGCACCATACCCGGATTGCAGGCGGCGCTATCATCCTTGACCGTGAGCGTGCGGCCAAGAAGCGCGTTTACACCCAGCACCTCGAAGAAATCGCCGCTCACATAGAGCCCTTCCGCCATGCGCGGCTCGCCTCCGTCAGCAAGGTTGAAACGGTCTGGACTCCAGGCGGCAACACTGCGAAATACCCGCTGCTGATCGCGAATCAATTCCCATTGCTGCGAAGAAACAGCGGCGGACCGGCCATACCAAACTCCGGGCCGTGAAGAGCCTTTTTCAAAATCGACCGCAACCAGTTCCTCCGGGTTTTGTACAGGCAAGTTCTTCAGACAGACAGCGTCGATCAGTTGAAAGATCGCGGTATTGCCGCCAATGCCGAGTGCAAGCGAAAGGATCGCGATCGTGGCAAAACCGGGGTCAAGCCGCAACTGACGAATCCCGTAGAGAAAATCGGCGCGGGTCGCATCCAGCCAGGTAGCAATATTCATATCTCTCGTTCGTTCCTTCTGCGCGGAATAGTTGCCCAAGCGCAATCGCGCTGCGCGCCAGGCGTTTTGTTCGCTCATACCCTCCGCAACCAGACGGTCAACGGTCTCGGCAAGGTGATACTGCAGCTCATCCTCAATCTCACGATTCAGGCTTTCGGCCCGGAAGACATTGCGCCAGCGGTCGAGCCAGGCCATCAGGAGTACCGCAGGACCCGCGTGACCCCGCGCGCAAGCCGGGACCAGGTCTCGTTTTCGTCAGCCAGTTGCTCTTCTCCGCGCGGAGACATGGTGTAGAACTTTGCCTTGCGGCCCTTGTCGGTGATCTCCCATTGCGAGGAAATCCAGCCGTCTTGCTCCATCCGGTGCAGTGCCGGATACAAGGAACCCTCCTCGAGTTGGAGCAGGTCCCCCGAGACCCGGCTGATGTGTTCGCAAATCCCATAACCATGCAAAGAGCCGCGGCTCTTGAGAGTGCGCAAGACAAGAAGCGTCAGGGTGCCTTGCAATTTATCGTTTCTGCTTTTCGGCATGTTTGCATAACCATAATACATAACTAGCTAGGTAATGCAATCCGCAAAAGCGCTCTTCTTGGAGTTGCCCATTCACTTTCTCTGAGAACTCTCCGTGGAGCACCGCACTTTTCATGCGGTGCTCTTCCATCAGATTCTCGCGCTCACAGCCGTACTGAGTTCCACTCTCGCCGCCCAGTCGCTCCTCTTGAAACCTGACTATTCGGGCAACAGCATCACGAGCGCCGCCGCGTTACGACCCGGCCGGATTGCACCCAATACTCTGCTCACCATCTATGGAGAAAATCTCTCGCACTTCAGTTGGGCCATTCGCGAACAGGATCTCCACTCCCCCACTCTGCCAACCACCACTCCAAACGGCGAAGTCTATGTCCAGGTGCAAGGCCTGCGGCTGCCGCTCTACTTCGTCTCTCCCAAGCAGATCAATGTCTTGCTCCCAGCCGACTTCGATCCCGGCACCGCGAACCTGCGGGTCTTTCGCGATCTGGTAAGCGGCCCCACCGTCGCCATCGCGATCCAGGGAGAATCTCCCGAACTGTTTCGAGGAGAAGGTCCTTTTGCCGCCGCCACACACGCCGACGGAAGCATCATCACCCCCTCGAACCCAGCGGCTCCCGGCGAGATCATCGTGCTCTACGGAACCGGATTCGGAGCGATCCAGGTGAAAGAGCGCAATACCCTGGTGCCAACTTTACCCGCTGAGGTAAAGCGCAGAACGGAATATCGCGCGCGTGTGGACGGAGTCGAAATCGATTCGAATTCCATCTTCTATGTCGGAGTCACTCCAGGTTACGCAGGTCTGTACCAGATGAACCTCAGGCTCCCGGGGCAGTTGGGGGACGATCCGATCCTCGAAATTGGCATCGGCGGAAACTGGAGCGATCCGGGAACACGCCTGAATGTGCGCAGTAACTAATGTGCAACTCCTGAGCAGTCATCGGCGTTTCACTTCTAGAGGTTAGAATGAGAGTTATGCGAAGCGCCATTGTTCTTTTGACTGCGTTGCGATTGTGCGCACAGGACGTGGTGGACAAACCAGCGCCGTTGAAGACTTTCACGGTAGACCCTGGCACTCACATTCCTCTCACCATGCTCAACAGCGTCAGCACGAAGCATGCCGTCGAAGGCGACCGCGTCTATCTCGAAAGCCTCTTTCCCATCATGGTGAATGGCAAGGTCGTCATCCCTCCCGGCTCGAGCGTGGCAGGCACGGTCACTAGCCTGAAGCGGCCCGGCAGGGTGAAGGGCAAAGGCGAATTGTACGTTCGCTTCGATACGCTGATTCTCCCCAATGGCGTAACACGTGATTTCAAGTCGAGACTCGGTTCCATCGATGGCCGCGACAATCAGGGCTTTGATCGCGAAGAAGGCAAGATCAAGGGCGAAGGCAATAAGAGCGGCGATGCGCAGGTCATTGGCGTCGGCGCCACGACAGGCGCTACCGTGGGCGCCATCGCCGGAGCCGCAGCCAAGAGTACGGGTATGGGACTCGGTATCGGCGCTGCAGCAGGAGCCGCAGCCGGGCTGATGGGCGTGCTGTTAACCCGCGGACCCGATGTCGTACTTGCCAAGGGATCGACGCTCGAAATGCTGCTCGACCGGCCTCTCCAGTTTGACGAAAACGATATCGATTTCCAGGGTGTCGGCGGCGTTCGCCGCGGTACGGACGGGCCGGGCCCGGTGAGCAATAAGAAATCGAACACCGGTGGTGTCATGGGCCGCCGCCTCCCGATTCCATAAGCCATTTTTCGCATACAATCCTTTCGTGCCCTATTTACTTTCCCTCGATGAGGGAACCACGAGTGCGCGAGCCGCGCTGTATGATGACCGCGCGCAAAGACGTGCCATCCACGCCGTTCCTTTCCAGTTGAGTTACCCGAAACCGGGCTGGGTGGAAGTGGACGCGGAGGTCGTCTGGGGCGCTCAACTCGCAGCCGCCCGCCGGGTACTCGATGCAGCCAAGCTGAGTGTCCGTGAGCTTCTCGCCGTCGGCATCACCAACCAGCGGGAAACCACCGTCGTCTGGGAAAAAGCGACAGGCAGACCCGTAGCGCCCGCCATTGTCTGGCAGTGCCGGCGCACCGCTTCGTACTGCGAAGCACTCGCCCGTGGCGCAGATCGGGAGTACATCGAAAAGCAAACCGGCCTCGTGATCGACGCCTACTTCTCCGGCTCGAAGCTGCGCTGGATTCTCGACCATATTCCCGATGGACAGGCGCGCGCAGCCAATGGCGAATTGCTCTTCGGCACCATCGACACATGGCTGATCTGGAAACTCAGTGGCGGCAAAGTGCATGTCACAGACGCGACCAACGCGTCGCGCACCATGCTGATGGATCTCGAAGGCGGCAATTGGGACGACAAGTTACTCCGCATTTTCGACATCCCCAAGCTCATGTTGCCGAGGATCGTCAGTTCCAGCGAAGTGGTGGGGGTAACAACGCCCGAAATGTTCGGCGTTGAGATTCCGATTGCAGGCATCGCGGGCGACCAACAAGCGGCCCTCTTTGGCCAAGCCTGCTTCCGCAGCGGCTTAGTAAAAAACACTTACGGCACAGGATGTTTTGCCTTGATGCACACCGGAGAAACACGCCCGGTGTCTGCCAATCGCCTGCTGGCCACACGCGCCGCCTCGGGTGCAACAGCAAACTTCGCGATCGAGGGCAGCGTCTTTGTCGCGGGTGCGGCCATGCAATTCCTGCGGGACAATCTCGGCTTCTTTGGCGACGTGAAGGTGACCGAAGAGCTGGCACGATCGGTGCCTCATACCGACGGTGTTTATATGGTTCCGGCCTTTACCGGGTTAGGCGCGCCGTATTGGGACCCGGAAGTTCGTGGCTCCATCACCGGCTTAACCCGATCCACCTCGCGTGCCCACATCACACGCGCCGCACTCGAAAGTATCGCCTACCAAAGCTACGATCTGATGGAAGCCATGCACGGCGACACCGGACAGGCCCCGAAAGAACTACGTGTCGACGGTGGCGCCGCAGCCAATGACTTCCTAATGCAGTTCCAAGCCGATCTCCTCGACTGCCCTGTCGTGCGGCCAGTCGATATTGAAAGCACGGCGCTCGGCGCCGCCTATCTGGCCGGACTGGGCGTCGGACACTTCCACGGAACCACAGAACTCGAGAGTTTCTGGGGAATCGAAAAGCGATTTGAACCCAATATGCCAGCCAGTCAACGCGACTCACTCCTGGCGGGCTGGAAACACGCTGTTGTAAAAACACGCTCTTGATTGCGTCAGACCAAGGTCGGCTGCAGCGGACCACAGATCCTCGAAGTTGACGTACTTAGTGTGAAATCCAACAAAACCATCCTCTAGGTGCGCTAAAACTCTAGAGAATGAACTTTCTTGAGAAACTGTTGCTGCGCTTGATGGGCGCGTTCCAGTTTCTAACAGTTTTGCCAATCCAGGGAAGAACAGCGCCGGTTCACGAATCGGCACCGTTCTTTCCCATTGTGGGCGCCATGATCGGCCTCTTCTCGTCCTTGCCCATGGCATGGCTCCCCACCCCGATGGGTCTGAATGCAGCCCTCACGCTTGCAATCCAACTGGTGCTGACAGGAATGTTGCATGAAGACGGCCTGATGGACATTGCCGATGCGGTGCGCAAGGGCAGAACACGCGAGCGCATCTTCGCAATTCTCAAGGACAGCCATGTCGGAGCCTTTGGCGCAGCCACCATCGGCATTGCGTTGATCCTTCGCTGGCAGGGCCTCGAGGGGACAGCAAACCCTTACCTCAATCCCTTTCAGATCATGGGCTATGTTGCTGCGGCAGAAGGCTTGTCGCGCTGCGCCATCCTCTGGCTGGCGCTCGTCACGCCAGCGGCACGCGAAGGTTCAGGCGCTAGCTTAAGCGAGAACCGGAACTTTTTCCTGCTGCTCGCCTCGATCGTACAAGCGGTCTTCCTCTCCTCCTTCATCGCTCTTGGCTTAAGGCTGTGGCTCCTCGGTGGATTGCTGCTCATTGTGGCGATCGCGCGGCGCTACTTCATCGCCCGGCTCGGTGGGGTCGTGGGCGATTGCTTTGGAGCCGTACAGCAAGTGGCCGTGATCTATTGCCTGGTGGTCTACTCTTGGCCGACCTTCTAGTGATCCGGCACGGCGAGCCAACGCTATCAGGAGTGTTTCTCGGTTCCTTGGACCCCGGCCTCAGTGAGACAGGCTGGAAGCAGGCTCGGGCGATCCAGCTCGATTCAGCGTGGCCTGTCTATGCCAGTCCGCTGCGGCGTGCCCAAGAGACAGCCTCCGTATTCAGAACACCGGTGACGCTCATTGAAGAGTTCCGCGAAATTAGCTACGGCCCCTGGGAAGGCCTGCGCTGGGACGAGATCGAGCAACGCTTCCCAGAGGAAGCCGCACGCAAGCTCGCCGATTGGTTGGGCTACACCGTGCCGGGGGCAGAGAGTTGGAGCGCGTTTCGGAAGCGCGTGGCTGTTGGACTCCGGCGCATCGAAGGCTCTGCCATCGTGGTGGCCCATCTCGGGGTCAACAGCGTCTTGCGAGAACTCAGCAGCGGCGAATCCCCTCTAAATTTTCAGCAGGATTATGGCGGCCTTGTCAGACTGAAACTGTGAAAGCAGCATTGCAGAATGAGATTGCGGCACGTTGGGATTCGAGAACCAAACCACAGGGCAGCCTGGGACGCCTGGAGGATCTTGCTCGCGACTATTGCCTGATTCGCGGCGAAGCACTCCCTGCCTGTGAACGGCTCGGCCTTTATCTGTTCGCCGCCGACCATGGCGTCACCGAAGAGGGTATCAGCCTCTACCCGAAAGAAGTCACGCGCCAGATGGTCGCAAACTTTATGGCCGGGGGCGCCGCCGTCAATGTGCTGGCCCGCGCGCATGGCGTCGTGGTCGAAGTGGTCGATGCCGGTGTCGGCACGGGTACTGCGAACTTCGCGCGGCAGGCCGCCATGAGCGCCGCCGCATGTGAAAGCCATCTCGAAGCTGGCCGCCAGAAAGCCACCGAGGCCGCGGCAAAATTTGACCTGGTGGGCATTGGCGAAATGGGCATCGGCAACACGACTTCCGCCGCCGCGATCCTGGCCGCCTTTGAGGGTCTTCCGGGCATCGAAGTCGCCGGTGCAGGAACGGGACTCAGCGATGAAGGCATTGTCCACAAGGCAGCAGTCATCGACCGGGCGCTCGCCTTGCATCAATTGCAAGGCGCCACCGCCCAAAGCATCCTCGCTTCCGTCGGAGGCTTTGAGATTGTCCAGATGACGGGCTTTCTGCTGGAGGCCGCCCGGCTCCGGCTTCCCGTGGTGATCGACGGCTTCATCACCAGCGCCGCCGCCTTGGCGGCCATTAGACTTGCTCCCGAAACACGGCAGGCACTGATCTTTTCCCATTGCTCGGCAGAGCGGGGCCACATCCGGATGCTCCAAGCCCTCCAGGCCGAAGCGTTGTTTGATCTGGGTATGAGGCTCGGCGAAGGCAGCGGAGCGATCCTGGGCATGCATCTGGTGCGAAGCGCCATGGCGCTGTACCGGGACATGGCCAGCTTTGAGTCCGCACAGGTCAGCACCCAATCGAAAGAGCAGATCGAAAAGACTTTGAGAAACTATTAAACGAGATGAACGAACTTCAACTACCGATCGCGGCGATTACAGACGAATTTTCGCCCACCGATCTCGACGCCGCACTCGCCCCGATGCACTCCATCGGCATGACCGGAGCCGAACTCCGCGTGGTCTTTGGCAAGAACATCATGGATCTGAGCGATGACGAACTCAAGCGCGCCACAGACGCCTGTGCAGCCCAGGGAATCTCTGTCATCGGCATCGCCTCCCCCATCCTGAAGTGCGTTCTGCCCAATGGGCCCGCCGTCGACACGCGCTTCCAGCAGGACATGTTCAACGCGAAGTACAGCATCGAAGACCAGCCCCGCCTGCTCGATCGCGCCTTCCAGATCTGCGAGATCACCGGAGCCAAGTTCATCCGGGTCTTCAGCTACTGGCGTACCGTCAATCCGGACGCCTGCTTTGAGGCCGTAGTCGAGGCACTCGAAGGCTTGGCCAAGAAGGCGGAAGCCCAGGGTCTCATCATCGGGATCGAGAACGAGCATGCCTGCCACATCGGCACTGCCGCAGAAGCGCAGAAACTGCTCGCCCGCGTGCAGCATCCGAACCTGAAGCTGGTTTGGGATCCGGCAAACGCCCTCGTCTCGGGCGAAGTTCCCTTCCCGGACGGCTACAAGCTGTTGCCAGCCGACCGCATTGCGCATGTCCACGTGAAGGATTGCCACATGGAAGGTATGACGCCCATCTGGGGCCCCGTTGGCACCCGCGATGTCGATTGGAAGGGACAGATTGCCGCGCTCGTCGCCGATGGCTACCGCGGCTTCCTGAGCCTCGAGACACATTGGGAAGGCCCGGACAACAACAAGATGCTCGGCTCGACGATTTGCGGTTGGAACATGCGCGGCCTCTCGGCAGGCTAAGCCGCTCCCAGTCTCCATCCCAATGCGCCCCAGGCTGCTGCCTGCGGGCGCATTTTCCGTTTACAGTTCGCGGCCTTTCGTCTCTGGAAGAAAGAAGACGATGAAGGCGCCGAGCAGGAAGTAGCCGGAGTTCAGAACCAGCGCGAGTTCCAAACCGCTCTTGTCCGCCACCACCCCCACCGTCAGCGGCGCAAGCGCACTCAGTCCCCGGCCAAAGTTATAGACAAAACCCTGGCCCAGCCCGCGCACCGCAGTCGGGTAAAGCTCGGCGAGCATCGTACCAAACAGCGAAAAGAAGCCGGTGCCAAAGAAGCCGAGGAACGGACCGGCAAAGAGCAGCACCGTCGGCGCCTCCTCACCGGCCCAGCGCGGCGCACTGCCATAGGCATAGGTCAGGATCGCCGCTGCCACAACATAAATAGCAAAAGCCAGCCTGCGCCCCAGGCGGTCTGCCAGCACTCCGAAGCAGTTGTAACCCGCAAACGCCCCGAGTTGCATTGCAATAATCCAGCCACTCGTCTTCACGACACTAAACCCCGCGCCCCCAACAGACTTCGGCGCAGCCAGGAAACCCGGCAGCCAGGTGAAAACACCCCAATAGGCAAACAGCACGGTCGTTGCCAAGGCCGTGGCCACCAGCGTGATGCGCAGCAGCGGTCCACGGAAGATATCGAGAAAACGGCCGGCAGGAGCGGTACGATTCTGCCAGAGCGGCGGCTCCGGAACATTGCGCCGGATCCACACCGCCAGCAAGGCGGGCAGAACGCCAATCAGAAACATCGCCCGCCACCCATAGCTCGGAAGCACGGTTGCAGCCACCATCGCCGCAAGGATATAGCCGATGGCCCAACCGCTCTGCATCAAAGAAACAGCACGCGCCCGCTTGTCGCTCGGCCAGTACTCCGCCACCAGCACCGCACCCGCACTCCACTCGGCGCCCAGTCCCAACCCCACCAGTGAACGCCAAAACAAAAGCTGTGGCAGAGACTGCGCCGTCGCGCTGCCCCCTGAGGCGAGGGAATAGAGCAGGATCGTAAAGATGAGCGTGCGCTGCCGTCCAAAGCGATCGGCGGCCATGCCACTCAAGATGCCACCCACCGCGGAAGCAAGCAGCGTATAGGTAAAGACAAGCCCGGCCTGCTCGTTGGAAAGTCCAAATTCAGCCCGGATGCTCTGCAGAGCAAAAGAATAAAGCAGAACATCCATCGCATCGAGCATAAAGCCAAGCATGGCCGCCCAAAGCGCGAGCCAACGGGTGCGGATCTCGGCTTTGGAGGAAAGAGGCGCAACAGTCACAGTTTCACGAGTATAAACGTAACGAAATGAAGAAAAGGGGCGCCTTTTCCTCCAGGTGCGCGTCTAGTACCATTAAGGTTAATTTCATGTCCGCGATCCAGAATCCTGTCCCTTCTCCCCAAGCCCCGTCTCCGCGACCGGTACTGGTGCCGTCGCCAGATGAGCCAAAGAGCAATCGCTCCTGGGTGATCTGGGCCTCACTCCTCGTCCTGTTGGTGGGCAGTGTGCAAGGCTGGCGTTGGTATGCCGCCAAGAAGGAAGCCGAGTTGCTTGCAGCCCTTCCTGTCGTCAAGACCGTGACCGCCCGCTATAGCGCGTTGCACCAGAATGCGCGCGTCACCGGCGTCACCACGGCACGCAACTTCTCGAACATGACGGCTCCGAAGCTGACAGGCCCGGAAGGCAATCGTCCGATGACGATCCTCAAAATGGCTCCCAATGGCAGCCTGATTCGCAAGGGGCAGATTGTTCTCGAGATCGACGGGCAATCCCTGCAGGATCACATCGACGATCTGGCCGTCACCGTCATCCAGGCGGAGGGCGATCTGCAGAAGCGCAAAGCAGAACAAGCTCTCGATCTTGAAAACCTGCAGCAGAGCGTTCGCGTCGCGAAATCGGAATTGGACAAGGTTCGTCTCG is part of the Bryobacter aggregatus MPL3 genome and encodes:
- a CDS encoding PadR family transcriptional regulator; this translates as MPKSRNDKLQGTLTLLVLRTLKSRGSLHGYGICEHISRVSGDLLQLEEGSLYPALHRMEQDGWISSQWEITDKGRKAKFYTMSPRGEEQLADENETWSRLARGVTRVLRYS
- the glpK gene encoding glycerol kinase GlpK; the protein is MPYLLSLDEGTTSARAALYDDRAQRRAIHAVPFQLSYPKPGWVEVDAEVVWGAQLAAARRVLDAAKLSVRELLAVGITNQRETTVVWEKATGRPVAPAIVWQCRRTASYCEALARGADREYIEKQTGLVIDAYFSGSKLRWILDHIPDGQARAANGELLFGTIDTWLIWKLSGGKVHVTDATNASRTMLMDLEGGNWDDKLLRIFDIPKLMLPRIVSSSEVVGVTTPEMFGVEIPIAGIAGDQQAALFGQACFRSGLVKNTYGTGCFALMHTGETRPVSANRLLATRAASGATANFAIEGSVFVAGAAMQFLRDNLGFFGDVKVTEELARSVPHTDGVYMVPAFTGLGAPYWDPEVRGSITGLTRSTSRAHITRAALESIAYQSYDLMEAMHGDTGQAPKELRVDGGAAANDFLMQFQADLLDCPVVRPVDIESTALGAAYLAGLGVGHFHGTTELESFWGIEKRFEPNMPASQRDSLLAGWKHAVVKTRS
- the cobT gene encoding nicotinate-nucleotide--dimethylbenzimidazole phosphoribosyltransferase codes for the protein MKAALQNEIAARWDSRTKPQGSLGRLEDLARDYCLIRGEALPACERLGLYLFAADHGVTEEGISLYPKEVTRQMVANFMAGGAAVNVLARAHGVVVEVVDAGVGTGTANFARQAAMSAAACESHLEAGRQKATEAAAKFDLVGIGEMGIGNTTSAAAILAAFEGLPGIEVAGAGTGLSDEGIVHKAAVIDRALALHQLQGATAQSILASVGGFEIVQMTGFLLEAARLRLPVVIDGFITSAAALAAIRLAPETRQALIFSHCSAERGHIRMLQALQAEALFDLGMRLGEGSGAILGMHLVRSAMALYRDMASFESAQVSTQSKEQIEKTLRNY
- a CDS encoding sugar phosphate isomerase/epimerase family protein → MNELQLPIAAITDEFSPTDLDAALAPMHSIGMTGAELRVVFGKNIMDLSDDELKRATDACAAQGISVIGIASPILKCVLPNGPAVDTRFQQDMFNAKYSIEDQPRLLDRAFQICEITGAKFIRVFSYWRTVNPDACFEAVVEALEGLAKKAEAQGLIIGIENEHACHIGTAAEAQKLLARVQHPNLKLVWDPANALVSGEVPFPDGYKLLPADRIAHVHVKDCHMEGMTPIWGPVGTRDVDWKGQIAALVADGYRGFLSLETHWEGPDNNKMLGSTICGWNMRGLSAG
- a CDS encoding adenosylcobinamide-GDP ribazoletransferase; amino-acid sequence: MNFLEKLLLRLMGAFQFLTVLPIQGRTAPVHESAPFFPIVGAMIGLFSSLPMAWLPTPMGLNAALTLAIQLVLTGMLHEDGLMDIADAVRKGRTRERIFAILKDSHVGAFGAATIGIALILRWQGLEGTANPYLNPFQIMGYVAAAEGLSRCAILWLALVTPAAREGSGASLSENRNFFLLLASIVQAVFLSSFIALGLRLWLLGGLLLIVAIARRYFIARLGGVVGDCFGAVQQVAVIYCLVVYSWPTF
- a CDS encoding histidine phosphatase family protein, translated to MADLLVIRHGEPTLSGVFLGSLDPGLSETGWKQARAIQLDSAWPVYASPLRRAQETASVFRTPVTLIEEFREISYGPWEGLRWDEIEQRFPEEAARKLADWLGYTVPGAESWSAFRKRVAVGLRRIEGSAIVVAHLGVNSVLRELSSGESPLNFQQDYGGLVRLKL
- a CDS encoding ABC transporter permease, with product MAWLDRWRNVFRAESLNREIEDELQYHLAETVDRLVAEGMSEQNAWRAARLRLGNYSAQKERTRDMNIATWLDATRADFLYGIRQLRLDPGFATIAILSLALGIGGNTAIFQLIDAVCLKNLPVQNPEELVAVDFEKGSSRPGVWYGRSAAVSSQQWELIRDQQRVFRSVAAWSPDRFNLADGGEPRMAEGLYVSGDFFEVLGVNALLGRTLTVKDDSAACNPGMVLSYAFWQREFAGDPGVLQRSIRLGGRAIPILGVMPAAFFGVQVGNQFDLALPLCADRLLANDQQGRARIPFSWWLSILGRLKPGETVASASAQLRTLSPGIMQSSLPPAYQPDTAKRFLQNKMFAVEGGSGFSRLRDDYERPLWLLMAITGLVLLIACANLANLLLARASVREREIAIRLAIGASRSRLVRQLLVESLLVALAGSALGMLLAVSLSGALVAFLSTADNSLFVDLTLDWRILGFTTVLGVLTCLLVGLLPAWRATHRAPVAAMQAAGRSVTAGNRQSSLRRMLVITQVSLSFVLLFGSLLFVRSLQNLLHIDSGFQADGLLTVNLDFSSVSYPKERRLALWREMQDRLSVIPGVVSLAQASITPLSGSSWDGVVGGDATPASGSTKSAFFTEVGPGYFQTMGTPLLAGREFNDRDTSTSPKVAIVDEIFARNIFGGANPIGRSFHMTADRGKPEPVYEVVGLVRRSKYGELRENFKPLAYFAIVQTNNLDPSATFVLRTAGPPVQVMDGVKATIAALGPSIGINFHPLSVQLQNSLLRDRLMATLSAGFGFLAVLLATLGLYGVISYMVAQRRNEIGIRIALGADRSNVIRLILREALFLLGCGLAMGNILALFAGKAAATLLFGLEPHDVVSLMAASLLLALIALLASYLPAKKAADGNPMAALRNE
- a CDS encoding MFS transporter: MTVAPLSSKAEIRTRWLALWAAMLGFMLDAMDVLLYSFALQSIRAEFGLSNEQAGLVFTYTLLASAVGGILSGMAADRFGRQRTLIFTILLYSLASGGSATAQSLPQLLFWRSLVGLGLGAEWSAGAVLVAEYWPSDKRARAVSLMQSGWAIGYILAAMVAATVLPSYGWRAMFLIGVLPALLAVWIRRNVPEPPLWQNRTAPAGRFLDIFRGPLLRITLVATALATTVLFAYWGVFTWLPGFLAAPKSVGGAGFSVVKTSGWIIAMQLGAFAGYNCFGVLADRLGRRLAFAIYVVAAAILTYAYGSAPRWAGEEAPTVLLFAGPFLGFFGTGFFSLFGTMLAELYPTAVRGLGQGFVYNFGRGLSALAPLTVGVVADKSGLELALVLNSGYFLLGAFIVFFLPETKGREL